In Syntrophales bacterium, a single window of DNA contains:
- a CDS encoding long-chain fatty acid--CoA ligase yields MNIGEWIEKRAFTHPDREFLKDGKRVFSNRAFNERVNRTARALQHLDIVKGERLALIMGNTSEFLEIFFACAKTGAILVPVNHRLAGPEIEYILRDAAPRGLVYAAEFAGKALPLKDANLGIRHWIRHEGEPLPGESLLSDLTAAESEGEPSPVEEVTDEDPLFIMYTSGTTGDPKGAVLTHGNILFGAVHSLIGYGVNRTYRSLVVAPLFHIGALAASVTPVIYAGGSVVLSGFFNASEVLQAIVRERINYMFAVPVMFQLMADTPEWAGADLSHVHFFISGGAPIPLPVIRKYQDEKGIGFVQGYALTETGRLTSLDLEDAVRKAGSVGKEVFHVRLRIVDEEDRDVAPGDPGEIVVKGPNVFSGYWRKPKETAEARKGGWFRTGDMGRRDEDGFLYIIGRKVEMIISSGENIYPAEVERAIQSLPAVKEAAAVGMPDPRRGEVVAAFVLLREGEVVTEDEILAGLQGKIAPFKMPKRVFFVDSFPRNPGGKVLKRILQKRLREG; encoded by the coding sequence ATGAACATCGGAGAATGGATTGAAAAGAGGGCCTTCACCCACCCGGACCGGGAATTCCTGAAGGACGGGAAGCGGGTCTTCAGCAACCGGGCCTTCAACGAGCGCGTCAACCGGACGGCCCGGGCGCTTCAGCACCTGGATATCGTGAAGGGCGAGCGCCTGGCGCTCATCATGGGCAATACGAGCGAGTTCCTGGAGATCTTCTTCGCCTGCGCCAAGACAGGGGCCATTCTGGTGCCCGTCAACCATCGCCTGGCGGGACCGGAGATCGAATACATCCTCCGCGACGCGGCCCCCCGGGGGCTCGTCTACGCCGCCGAGTTTGCCGGGAAGGCCCTGCCCCTGAAAGACGCGAACCTGGGGATTCGCCACTGGATCCGCCACGAAGGGGAGCCCCTCCCCGGCGAATCGCTCCTGTCGGACCTGACGGCGGCGGAATCGGAGGGCGAGCCGTCCCCGGTGGAGGAGGTCACAGACGAAGATCCGCTCTTCATCATGTACACCTCCGGGACGACGGGCGATCCCAAGGGGGCCGTGCTGACCCACGGGAACATCCTCTTCGGGGCGGTCCATTCCCTCATCGGCTACGGCGTCAACCGGACCTACCGGTCCCTCGTCGTGGCGCCCCTCTTCCACATCGGTGCCCTGGCGGCGTCGGTCACGCCGGTCATCTACGCCGGCGGGTCCGTCGTCCTGTCGGGATTCTTCAACGCCTCGGAGGTCCTCCAGGCCATTGTCCGGGAGCGGATCAACTACATGTTCGCCGTTCCGGTCATGTTCCAGCTCATGGCGGACACACCTGAATGGGCCGGGGCTGACCTTTCGCACGTCCACTTCTTCATCTCCGGTGGCGCGCCGATCCCGCTCCCGGTCATCCGGAAGTACCAGGACGAGAAGGGGATCGGCTTCGTCCAGGGCTACGCCCTCACGGAGACGGGGCGGCTCACGTCGCTGGACCTGGAGGACGCCGTCCGGAAGGCCGGGTCCGTGGGCAAGGAGGTCTTCCACGTGCGGCTCCGCATCGTCGACGAGGAGGACCGGGACGTCGCCCCGGGGGATCCCGGGGAGATCGTCGTGAAAGGTCCCAACGTCTTCTCCGGCTACTGGCGGAAGCCGAAGGAGACCGCGGAGGCCAGGAAGGGCGGCTGGTTTCGGACAGGTGACATGGGGCGGCGGGACGAGGACGGGTTTCTCTACATCATCGGCCGCAAGGTGGAGATGATCATTTCCTCCGGGGAGAACATCTACCCCGCCGAGGTCGAGCGGGCGATCCAGTCCCTCCCGGCGGTGAAGGAGGCGGCGGCCGTGGGCATGCCGGACCCCAGGCGGGGCGAGGTGGTGGCGGCCTTCGTGCTGCTCAGGGAGGGCGAGGTCGTGACGGAGGACGAGATCCTGGCGGGGCTTCAGGGGAAGATCGCCCCCTTCAAAATGCCGAAGCGTGTCTTCTTCGTCGATTCCTTCCCCCGGAATCCCGGCGGCAAGGTCCTCAAGCGCATCCTCCAGAAGCGCCTGCGGGAGGGATGA
- a CDS encoding AAA family ATPase, whose amino-acid sequence MTIKAPIGQSVPRIEYLKVKNYRALCDLELKDITPFTVFLGPNGSGKSTIFDVFAFLSECFVTGLRRAWDKRGRFRELRTRGEEGPVVIQLKYREKPRLPVVTYHLAIDENSKGPYVAEEWLQWRRGGHGKPFRFLDFGKGRGRVISGELPDDRDERIDEQLDSPEMLAVNTLGQFAKHPRVSALRRFVTGWYLSYLSADTTRGLPEAGPQERLSSIGDNLPNVIQYLKEQRPDRLDQILKTLSARVPRLEKVEAEPMQDGRLLLQIKDAPFERPVLARFASDGTLKMLAYLTLLYDPEPPQLIGIEEPENQLHPRLLPELAEECRNAAARSQLFITTHSPYFVNSLRPRELWVLYRDERGFTQARRAFDMPGVNAFMENGAQLGQLWMEGHFDVGDPLNGAGGPKSRPKLLHRSVKE is encoded by the coding sequence ATGACAATCAAAGCGCCGATCGGCCAGAGCGTGCCACGCATTGAATATCTGAAGGTCAAGAATTATCGTGCGCTATGTGATCTCGAATTGAAGGATATTACACCGTTCACTGTATTTCTCGGGCCGAACGGCAGCGGCAAGTCAACCATCTTTGACGTGTTTGCTTTTCTGTCGGAGTGCTTCGTCACCGGTTTGCGCCGGGCATGGGACAAACGAGGGCGTTTCCGGGAATTGCGGACACGGGGGGAAGAGGGACCTGTCGTTATTCAATTGAAATACCGTGAAAAACCAAGGCTGCCTGTTGTCACCTACCACCTTGCAATCGATGAGAATTCGAAAGGTCCTTATGTTGCGGAAGAATGGCTGCAGTGGCGCAGAGGCGGCCACGGCAAGCCTTTTCGGTTTCTTGACTTTGGAAAAGGCCGGGGGCGGGTCATTTCGGGGGAATTGCCGGATGATCGGGACGAGCGAATCGACGAGCAGCTGGATTCCCCGGAAATGCTGGCCGTCAACACCCTGGGACAGTTTGCCAAGCATCCTCGTGTCAGCGCACTGCGCAGGTTCGTCACGGGCTGGTATCTTTCCTATCTGAGCGCCGATACCACGAGGGGGCTTCCGGAAGCCGGGCCGCAGGAGCGCCTGAGTTCCATCGGCGATAATCTCCCGAATGTAATCCAGTACCTGAAAGAACAGCGACCGGATCGACTGGACCAGATTCTGAAAACGCTTTCCGCCAGGGTCCCGCGGCTGGAGAAGGTTGAGGCGGAGCCGATGCAGGATGGGAGGCTCCTCCTGCAGATCAAGGATGCGCCGTTTGAGCGGCCGGTATTGGCCCGTTTTGCCTCGGACGGTACCTTGAAGATGCTGGCTTATCTTACTTTGCTGTATGACCCGGAACCGCCGCAACTGATCGGGATAGAGGAACCGGAGAATCAGTTGCACCCAAGGCTGTTGCCTGAATTGGCCGAAGAATGCAGAAATGCTGCAGCAAGATCCCAGCTATTCATTACGACGCATTCGCCCTACTTTGTGAACAGCCTGCGACCCCGGGAACTATGGGTTCTCTACCGCGACGAACGGGGTTTCACTCAGGCCAGGCGGGCGTTCGATATGCCGGGTGTCAACGCTTTCATGGAGAACGGCGCACAACTGGGACAATTGTGGATGGAAGGGCATTTTGACGTCGGTGATCCGTTGAACGGTGCCGGCGGTCCAAAGAGCAGGCCGAAGCTCCTGCACCGATCGGTGAAGGAGTAA
- a CDS encoding beta-ketoacyl-[acyl-carrier-protein] synthase family protein: protein MDRRVAITGIGIVSPLGSGREAFGKALLAGASGIASVAAFPVESLPCRLAAEIRDFQARDFVSVKNLRRMDRLSAVATAAARMALDDAGLAVTPANRDRTGLILGTAWGGTDVTVSFARVLVTEGPGSANPILVPNVVMNAPAGHASIELGFRGINTTVNHYAVSAESALAYGAQEIRRGAADVLLAGGADVLAPFYFESLTRFKALSPLQGGGPEGARPFDLRRNGPVAGEGCGILCLEPLEAARERGATVYAEIAGEGMASSPAPMTGWPEDPRGLVLAVRRALRSAGCGPEDVDAVFAAASGGLKPDLLEAEGLAQVFGPAGKRPLVTALKGALGESFTSGGMRAAALALALRDGAVPPTLSLEEPVRPLHFVTGQAARAKVQRGLLNGISHGGTYVSLLFSNIGEES, encoded by the coding sequence ATGGACCGGCGCGTCGCGATCACCGGCATCGGCATCGTCTCCCCCTTGGGCTCCGGCCGCGAGGCTTTCGGGAAGGCTCTCCTCGCCGGGGCATCCGGAATCGCATCCGTGGCTGCATTCCCCGTGGAGTCGCTTCCCTGCCGGCTGGCCGCGGAGATCCGCGATTTCCAGGCGAGGGACTTCGTCTCCGTCAAAAACCTCCGGCGGATGGACCGCCTCTCCGCCGTGGCGACGGCGGCGGCCCGGATGGCCCTGGACGACGCGGGGCTTGCCGTGACGCCGGCCAACCGGGACCGCACGGGCTTGATCCTGGGGACGGCCTGGGGCGGCACCGATGTGACGGTCTCCTTTGCCCGGGTCCTGGTGACAGAGGGACCCGGATCGGCCAACCCCATCCTCGTGCCCAACGTGGTCATGAACGCCCCGGCGGGGCATGCCTCCATCGAGCTGGGATTCCGGGGGATCAACACGACGGTCAACCACTACGCCGTCTCGGCGGAGTCGGCCCTGGCCTACGGGGCCCAGGAGATCCGGCGGGGAGCCGCGGACGTCCTTCTTGCCGGCGGGGCCGACGTCCTGGCCCCTTTCTATTTCGAATCCCTGACGCGCTTCAAGGCCCTGTCACCGCTCCAGGGAGGCGGCCCCGAGGGGGCGCGCCCCTTCGACCTCCGGCGGAACGGGCCGGTGGCCGGGGAGGGCTGCGGCATCCTCTGCCTGGAGCCGCTGGAGGCGGCCCGGGAGCGGGGCGCGACTGTCTATGCGGAGATTGCCGGGGAGGGCATGGCCTCTTCGCCGGCGCCCATGACCGGCTGGCCGGAGGACCCGCGGGGCCTTGTTCTGGCGGTCCGCCGGGCGCTCCGGTCCGCCGGGTGCGGGCCGGAGGATGTGGATGCGGTCTTCGCCGCGGCCAGCGGCGGCCTCAAGCCGGATCTCCTGGAGGCGGAAGGGCTGGCGCAGGTGTTCGGACCGGCTGGAAAGAGGCCGCTCGTGACGGCCCTGAAGGGTGCCCTCGGGGAGAGCTTCACCTCCGGGGGGATGCGGGCGGCGGCTTTGGCCCTGGCGCTCCGGGACGGTGCCGTCCCTCCCACCCTGAGCCTGGAGGAGCCGGTCCGGCCGCTGCATTTCGTGACAGGACAGGCTGCCCGGGCGAAGGTGCAAAGAGGACTCCTGAACGGGATCTCCCACGGGGGGACGTACGTCTCCCTCCTGTTTTCCAATATCGGGGAAGAATCATGA
- a CDS encoding acyl-CoA dehydrogenase family protein translates to MMEILPWTGEHRTFREDFRGFLAREVIPFVDRWEADGIVPRSAWRAMGAAGFLCTDIPREYGGRGLDFLHSVIVVDEMAKTNCYGLSPRLHSNVVVPYITSFASEELKHRYLPGCIAGEIVTGIAMTEPHAGSDVAAIRTSAVEDGDFMVLNGQKTFISNGTNGDLFVVAAKDPATEDPHRAVDIYLVEGKTPGFERGRRLKKAGWHSQDTTEIFFHDCRVPLTHRLGGKGSGFKNLMRHLQPERLVVAIGAVSAAEWVLEHTISHVKGTDISGRALSSFQHVRFEIAEMATEVRIGRTFVDKLIADHIEGMNVVREVSMAKWWTTETAWRIADRCLQLHGRLGLDESGPLARAWRDLRVTRILAGTNEIMKGIIARMSGV, encoded by the coding sequence ATGATGGAGATCCTGCCCTGGACCGGCGAGCACCGGACCTTCCGCGAGGACTTCCGCGGGTTCCTCGCTAGAGAGGTCATCCCCTTCGTGGACCGGTGGGAGGCCGACGGCATCGTCCCGCGGTCGGCCTGGCGGGCCATGGGCGCGGCGGGCTTTCTCTGCACCGACATTCCCCGGGAGTACGGCGGCCGGGGCCTCGACTTCCTCCATTCCGTCATCGTCGTGGACGAGATGGCGAAGACCAACTGCTACGGCCTCTCCCCGCGGCTCCACAGCAACGTGGTCGTCCCCTACATCACGTCCTTCGCCTCGGAGGAGCTCAAGCACCGCTATCTTCCCGGGTGCATCGCCGGCGAGATCGTCACCGGCATCGCCATGACGGAGCCCCACGCCGGGAGCGACGTGGCGGCCATCCGGACAAGCGCCGTGGAGGACGGCGACTTCATGGTCCTGAACGGCCAGAAGACCTTCATCTCCAATGGAACCAACGGCGACCTCTTCGTGGTGGCCGCGAAGGACCCGGCCACGGAGGACCCCCACCGGGCCGTGGACATCTACCTGGTGGAGGGGAAGACCCCGGGCTTCGAGCGGGGACGGCGCCTGAAGAAGGCGGGCTGGCACAGCCAGGACACGACGGAGATCTTCTTCCACGACTGCCGGGTGCCCCTGACCCACCGCCTCGGAGGGAAGGGCTCGGGGTTCAAGAACCTGATGCGGCACCTCCAGCCGGAGCGCCTCGTTGTGGCCATCGGCGCCGTCTCCGCGGCGGAGTGGGTCCTGGAGCACACGATTTCCCACGTGAAGGGAACGGATATCTCGGGGAGGGCCCTGTCGTCGTTCCAGCACGTCCGCTTCGAGATCGCCGAGATGGCGACGGAGGTCCGAATCGGCCGGACGTTCGTGGACAAGCTCATCGCCGACCACATCGAGGGGATGAATGTCGTCCGGGAGGTCTCCATGGCCAAGTGGTGGACCACCGAGACGGCCTGGCGGATCGCCGACCGGTGCCTCCAGCTCCACGGCCGCCTGGGCCTCGACGAGAGCGGCCCCCTCGCCCGGGCCTGGCGGGACCTCCGCGTCACCCGCATCCTCGCCGGCACCAACGAGATCATGAAGGGCATCATCGCCCGGATGTCGGGGGTATGA